In Streptomyces puniciscabiei, a single genomic region encodes these proteins:
- the paaA gene encoding 1,2-phenylacetyl-CoA epoxidase subunit PaaA, with amino-acid sequence MATAAAQRTARTEADGAPDTADTAAFQHAFDAAVAADERIEPRDWMPDAYRATLVRQIAQHAHSEIIGMQPEANWITRAPSLRRKAILMAKVQDEAGHGLYLYSAAETLGTSRDELLDKLHSGRQKYSSIFNYPTLTWADVGAIGWLVDGAAITNQVPLCRCSYGPYARAMVRICKEESFHQRQGYELLLALSKGTPEQHAMAQDAVDRWWWPSLMMFGPPDDESQHSAQSMEWKIKRHSNDELRQRFVDICVPQAESLGLTLPDADLRWNEERGHYDFGPIDWTEFWEVLKGNGPCNEQRIAQRRRAHDEGAWVREAAAAYAAKHTHGTGGTTDTGETAHETGHETEAERA; translated from the coding sequence ATGGCCACAGCAGCCGCGCAGCGCACGGCCCGCACCGAGGCGGACGGCGCACCGGACACCGCCGACACGGCGGCCTTCCAGCACGCCTTCGACGCGGCCGTGGCCGCCGACGAACGCATCGAACCGCGCGACTGGATGCCCGACGCCTACCGCGCCACCCTGGTCCGGCAGATCGCCCAGCACGCGCACTCCGAGATCATCGGCATGCAGCCGGAGGCCAACTGGATCACCCGCGCGCCCTCCCTGCGCCGCAAGGCCATCCTCATGGCCAAGGTCCAGGACGAAGCCGGCCACGGCCTGTACCTGTACAGCGCGGCCGAGACCCTCGGCACCAGCCGTGACGAACTGCTCGACAAGCTCCACAGCGGCCGCCAGAAGTACTCCTCGATCTTCAACTACCCGACCCTGACCTGGGCCGACGTCGGCGCGATCGGCTGGCTCGTGGACGGCGCCGCGATCACCAACCAGGTCCCGCTCTGCCGCTGCTCCTACGGCCCCTACGCCCGCGCGATGGTGCGGATCTGCAAAGAGGAGTCCTTCCACCAGCGCCAGGGCTACGAGCTGCTGCTCGCCCTCAGCAAGGGCACACCGGAACAGCACGCGATGGCACAGGACGCCGTCGACCGCTGGTGGTGGCCCTCACTGATGATGTTCGGCCCGCCCGATGACGAGTCCCAGCACTCCGCACAGTCCATGGAGTGGAAGATCAAGCGCCACTCCAACGACGAGCTGCGCCAGCGCTTCGTCGACATCTGCGTCCCCCAGGCCGAGTCCCTCGGCCTCACCCTCCCCGACGCCGACCTGCGGTGGAACGAGGAACGCGGGCACTACGACTTCGGCCCGATCGACTGGACGGAGTTCTGGGAGGTCCTCAAGGGCAACGGCCCGTGCAACGAACAGCGGATCGCCCAGCGCAGGCGCGCCCACGACGAGGGAGCGTGGGTGCGGGAAGCGGCCGCCGCCTACGCGGCCAAGCACACCCACGGCACCGGCGGCACCACCGACACCGGTGAGACAGCACACGAGACAGGCCACGAGACAGAAGCGGAGCGAGCATGA
- the paaB gene encoding 1,2-phenylacetyl-CoA epoxidase subunit PaaB: MSTTDWPLWEVFVRSRRGLSHTHAGSLHAPDAELALRNARDLYTRRGEGVSIWVVPASAITASSPDEKDPFFEPAADKPYRHPTFYEIPEGVKHL; encoded by the coding sequence ATGAGCACCACCGACTGGCCCCTGTGGGAGGTCTTCGTGCGCTCCCGGCGCGGCCTCTCCCACACCCACGCCGGCAGCCTGCACGCCCCCGACGCCGAGCTGGCCCTGCGCAACGCCCGCGATCTGTACACCCGCCGCGGCGAGGGCGTGTCGATCTGGGTCGTCCCCGCCTCCGCGATCACCGCGTCCTCACCGGACGAGAAGGACCCGTTCTTCGAACCGGCCGCCGACAAGCCCTACCGGCACCCGACCTTCTACGAGATCCCGGAAGGGGTGAAGCACCTGTGA
- the paaC gene encoding 1,2-phenylacetyl-CoA epoxidase subunit PaaC encodes MTATGPATVPVTAALALGDDALVLSHRLGEWAGHAPVLEEEVALANIALDLLGQARVLLSMAGDEDELAYLREERSFRNLQLVEQPNGDFAHTIARQLYFSTYQHLLYAELAAGDGPFAPLAAKAVKEVAYHRDHAEQWTLRLGDGTQTSHERMRHACDALWRYTGELFQPVEGLDADWPGLETRWLESVHDVLGRATLRLPEGPRTGTWSAGAGRQGLHTEPFGRMLAEMQHLHRSHPGATW; translated from the coding sequence GTGACCGCCACCGGCCCCGCCACCGTCCCGGTGACCGCCGCCCTCGCCCTCGGCGACGACGCCCTGGTGCTCTCCCACCGGCTGGGCGAGTGGGCCGGACACGCCCCCGTCCTCGAGGAGGAGGTCGCCCTCGCCAACATCGCCCTCGACCTGCTCGGCCAGGCCCGCGTACTGCTGTCCATGGCCGGCGACGAGGACGAACTGGCCTACCTCCGCGAGGAGCGCTCCTTCCGCAACCTCCAGCTGGTCGAGCAGCCGAACGGCGACTTCGCCCACACCATCGCCCGCCAGCTGTACTTCTCCACCTACCAGCACCTGCTCTATGCCGAACTGGCTGCCGGGGACGGCCCGTTCGCCCCGCTCGCCGCGAAGGCGGTGAAGGAGGTCGCCTACCACCGCGACCACGCCGAGCAGTGGACCCTGAGGCTCGGCGACGGCACGCAGACCAGCCACGAGCGGATGCGGCACGCCTGCGATGCGCTGTGGCGGTACACCGGCGAGCTGTTCCAGCCCGTGGAGGGGCTGGACGCCGACTGGCCGGGCCTGGAGACACGCTGGCTCGAGTCCGTCCACGACGTCCTCGGCCGGGCCACGCTCCGCCTCCCCGAGGGACCCCGCACCGGCACCTGGTCGGCCGGCGCCGGCCGACAGGGCCTGCACACCGAACCCTTCGGGCGGATGCTCGCCGAGATGCAGCATCTGCACCGCAGCCACCCGGGGGCGACATGGTGA
- the paaD gene encoding 1,2-phenylacetyl-CoA epoxidase subunit PaaD, with the protein MVTATALETELLELAGSVPDPELPVLTLQELGVVRAVHLLGPGTVEVDLTPTYTGCPAIEAMSVDIERVLRAHGMREVTVRTVLDPAWTTDDISTEGRRKLREFGIAPPRVRAASGPVPLALGPTRTTPGAASRTEDALTEPVRCPHCGSADTELLSRFSSTACKALRRCLACREPFDHFKEL; encoded by the coding sequence ATGGTGACCGCCACCGCCCTGGAGACGGAGCTGCTGGAGCTGGCCGGCTCGGTGCCCGACCCCGAACTGCCGGTGCTCACCCTCCAGGAGCTGGGCGTTGTGCGCGCCGTGCACCTGCTGGGCCCCGGCACGGTGGAGGTCGACCTGACCCCCACCTACACCGGCTGCCCCGCCATCGAGGCGATGAGCGTGGACATCGAACGGGTACTGCGCGCCCACGGCATGCGCGAGGTCACGGTCCGCACCGTGCTCGACCCCGCCTGGACGACCGACGACATCAGCACCGAAGGCCGACGCAAACTACGGGAGTTCGGCATCGCTCCCCCACGCGTGCGCGCCGCCTCCGGCCCCGTGCCGCTGGCTCTCGGCCCGACGCGGACCACCCCCGGGGCCGCGAGCCGCACCGAGGATGCACTCACCGAGCCCGTCCGCTGCCCGCACTGCGGCTCCGCCGACACCGAGCTGCTCAGCAGGTTCTCCTCCACCGCGTGCAAGGCACTGCGCCGCTGCCTCGCCTGCCGTGAACCGTTCGACCACTTCAAGGAGTTGTGA
- a CDS encoding 2Fe-2S iron-sulfur cluster-binding protein, with product MARFHPLPVAEVDRITDDSVALTFTVPPELREEYRHAPGQHLALRRQVDGAEIRRTYSICSPAPDPAGAGPDTLRVGVRLVEGGAFSAYALKEINVGDVLEVMTPAGRFTLDPAPGLYAAVVGGSGITPVLSIVSTLLAREPAARFCLIRSDRTAASTMFLEEVADLKDRCPERLQLVTVLSREEQQAGLPSGRLDRERLTGLLPALLPVGEVAGWFLCGPYGLVRGAEQALRELGVDRSRIHQEIFHVDAGSSEAAAVQAPAHSTVTARLDGRGGTWPVRDGETLLETVLRNRPDAPYACKGGVCGTCRAFLVSGEVRMDRNFALETEETEAGYVLACQSHPLTEQVELDFDR from the coding sequence ATGGCGCGCTTCCACCCGCTCCCAGTGGCCGAGGTCGACCGGATCACCGACGACTCCGTCGCCCTCACCTTCACCGTCCCGCCCGAGCTGCGCGAGGAATACCGGCACGCTCCCGGCCAGCACCTGGCGCTGCGCCGGCAGGTCGACGGCGCCGAGATACGGCGCACCTACTCGATCTGCTCCCCCGCGCCCGACCCGGCCGGCGCGGGCCCCGACACCCTGCGGGTGGGCGTGCGGCTGGTGGAGGGCGGAGCCTTCTCCGCCTACGCGCTGAAGGAGATCAACGTCGGCGACGTGCTGGAGGTGATGACCCCGGCCGGCCGCTTCACCCTGGACCCGGCACCGGGGCTGTACGCGGCGGTCGTCGGCGGCAGCGGCATCACCCCGGTGCTGTCCATCGTCTCCACCCTGCTGGCCCGCGAGCCGGCGGCCCGGTTCTGCCTGATACGCAGCGACCGCACGGCGGCCTCGACGATGTTCCTGGAGGAGGTCGCCGATCTGAAGGACCGCTGTCCCGAGCGGCTTCAGCTGGTGACCGTGCTCTCCCGCGAGGAACAGCAGGCGGGTCTGCCGTCCGGCCGGCTCGACCGCGAGCGGCTCACCGGGCTGCTGCCCGCGCTGCTGCCGGTCGGCGAGGTCGCGGGCTGGTTCCTGTGCGGACCGTACGGGCTGGTGCGGGGCGCGGAGCAGGCGCTGCGCGAGCTGGGCGTGGACCGCTCCCGCATCCACCAGGAGATCTTCCATGTGGACGCGGGCTCGTCCGAGGCCGCCGCCGTCCAGGCGCCCGCGCACAGCACGGTCACCGCCCGCCTCGACGGACGCGGCGGCACGTGGCCGGTGCGGGACGGCGAGACGCTGCTGGAGACGGTCCTGCGCAACCGCCCCGATGCGCCCTACGCCTGCAAGGGGGGCGTGTGCGGGACGTGCCGTGCCTTCCTGGTCTCCGGCGAGGTCCGCATGGACCGCAACTTCGCCCTGGAGACGGAGGAGACGGAAGCCGGCTATGTGCTGGCCTGCCAGTCGCATCCGCTGACGGAGCAGGTGGAACTGGACTTCGACCGCTGA
- a CDS encoding acyl-CoA dehydrogenase family protein, whose translation MDFTFTEEQRAAAEAARGVFAGVVPDAVPSPALTTGAVAEGFDRELWSRLADADLLSLLLEEAHGGSGLDAIALCLVLRESAKVLARMPLLEHSAAAAAVQAYGGAELADRILARAGRGELVLTVAANGRTGHDPAELAVGARRDGPVWVLDGVQTAVPWAYDADLVVVPAHLEGTGAERTVLALVPREQDGVALAEQVSTSGERLAELRLTSVRIAAGDVIEAAGAWEWLHALLATGICALALGLGERVLAMTADYAGKREQFGYPIATFQAVAVQAADRYIDLRAMEATLWQAAWRIASGAPGALPASGDVAVAKIWAAEGVRRVVQTAQHLHGGFGADTDYPLHRYHAWAKHLELALGPAAAHEERLGDLLAAHPLG comes from the coding sequence GTGGACTTCACCTTCACCGAGGAGCAGCGGGCGGCGGCCGAGGCGGCGCGCGGGGTGTTCGCCGGCGTGGTACCGGACGCGGTGCCGAGCCCGGCGCTCACCACCGGTGCCGTGGCCGAGGGCTTCGACCGGGAGCTGTGGTCCCGGCTGGCCGACGCGGATCTGCTGAGCCTGCTGCTCGAGGAGGCGCACGGCGGTTCCGGTCTCGACGCGATCGCGCTGTGCCTGGTGCTGCGGGAGTCGGCCAAGGTGCTCGCCCGGATGCCGCTGCTGGAGCACAGCGCGGCGGCGGCGGCCGTACAGGCCTATGGCGGTGCGGAGTTGGCGGACCGGATCCTTGCGCGGGCCGGACGGGGTGAGCTGGTGCTGACCGTAGCGGCGAACGGCCGTACCGGGCACGACCCGGCCGAACTGGCCGTCGGCGCACGGCGGGACGGTCCGGTCTGGGTACTGGACGGGGTGCAGACGGCGGTGCCGTGGGCGTACGACGCGGACCTCGTCGTCGTGCCGGCGCACCTCGAGGGCACGGGTGCCGAGCGGACCGTGCTCGCGCTGGTGCCGCGCGAGCAGGACGGGGTGGCGCTGGCCGAGCAGGTGTCCACCAGCGGAGAGCGGCTGGCCGAGCTGCGGCTCACGTCCGTGCGGATCGCCGCGGGCGACGTCATCGAGGCCGCCGGTGCCTGGGAGTGGCTGCACGCGCTGCTCGCCACCGGCATCTGCGCGCTGGCGCTCGGGCTGGGCGAGCGGGTACTGGCGATGACCGCGGACTACGCGGGAAAACGGGAGCAGTTCGGGTATCCGATCGCGACCTTCCAGGCGGTCGCCGTGCAGGCCGCCGACCGGTACATCGATCTGCGCGCCATGGAGGCCACGCTCTGGCAGGCCGCCTGGCGTATCGCCTCAGGGGCGCCGGGGGCGCTGCCCGCCTCCGGGGATGTCGCGGTGGCGAAGATCTGGGCGGCGGAGGGGGTGCGCCGGGTGGTGCAGACGGCACAGCATCTGCATGGGGGGTTCGGCGCCGACACCGATTACCCGCTGCACCGCTATCACGCCTGGGCCAAGCACCTGGAGCTGGCGCTCGGCCCGGCGGCGGCACACGAGGAGAGGCTCGGGGATCTGCTGGCCGCCCATCCGCTGGGCTGA
- a CDS encoding rhodanese-like domain-containing protein — MPTVEVTDLKDDDFLLDVREDDEWQAGHAEGALHIPISEFVARYGELTEAAPQDGRVHVICRSGGRSAQVTMYLVQQGIDAVNVDGGMQAWQAAGRPVITDDGRTGFVL, encoded by the coding sequence GTGCCCACGGTCGAGGTCACGGACCTCAAGGACGACGACTTCCTGCTGGACGTCCGCGAGGACGACGAGTGGCAGGCGGGCCACGCCGAGGGAGCGCTGCACATTCCCATCAGCGAGTTCGTGGCCCGCTACGGCGAGCTGACCGAGGCCGCACCGCAGGACGGCCGTGTCCACGTCATCTGCCGCTCCGGCGGCCGCTCGGCACAGGTCACCATGTACCTGGTCCAGCAGGGCATCGACGCGGTCAACGTCGACGGCGGCATGCAGGCCTGGCAGGCCGCGGGCCGCCCGGTGATCACCGACGACGGCCGGACCGGCTTCGTCCTGTAA
- a CDS encoding DUF2252 domain-containing protein, which yields MTGTGREVPADAADLADAAELKARRVPWVRGFAQWPRQGSPKEEGKALRTSVPRGAHRTLDLDASRPDAVSAVIESNAGRMEELTPIRVGRMAATPFAFLRGSAGLMAYDLARTPMTRIGTQICGDAHAANFGLYGDHRGGLVIDLNDFDETVHGPWEWDLKRLAASLVLAGREAGADEDTCRAAAQDAVGAYRRTMRLLAKLPVLDAWNAIADEELVSHTDAHDLLGTLQRVSEKARANTSGRFAAKSTEAAPDGGRRFVDASPVLRRIPDAEAAAVAASLEAYVGTLSEDRHPLLARHAVHDVAFRVVGTGSVGTRSYVVLLLDHREQPLVLQVKEARPSALVPHLVTAGFEAPPVEHEGRRVVLGQKRMQVVSDILLGWTTVDGRPFQVRQFRNRKGSVDPAALAADQIDDYGRMTGALLARAHSHSADPRLIAGYCGKNEELDEAIATFAVTYADRTEADHAELVTGIRAGRIAAEWGV from the coding sequence GTGACCGGAACCGGTCGGGAAGTACCGGCGGATGCGGCGGATCTGGCGGATGCGGCGGAGCTGAAGGCGCGCCGGGTGCCGTGGGTGCGCGGGTTCGCCCAGTGGCCGCGGCAGGGCTCGCCCAAGGAGGAGGGCAAGGCGCTGCGGACGAGCGTGCCGCGCGGCGCGCACCGCACGCTCGACCTGGACGCCTCCCGCCCCGACGCGGTGAGCGCGGTCATCGAGTCCAACGCCGGCCGTATGGAGGAGCTGACCCCCATACGCGTCGGACGGATGGCCGCGACCCCCTTCGCCTTCCTGCGCGGCTCGGCCGGACTCATGGCGTACGACCTGGCCCGCACCCCCATGACCAGGATCGGCACCCAGATATGCGGAGACGCGCACGCGGCCAACTTCGGCCTGTACGGCGACCACCGCGGCGGCCTCGTCATCGACCTCAACGACTTCGACGAGACCGTGCACGGCCCCTGGGAGTGGGACCTGAAGCGGCTCGCCGCCTCGCTGGTGCTCGCCGGGCGGGAGGCCGGCGCCGACGAGGACACCTGCCGCGCGGCCGCACAGGACGCGGTCGGCGCCTACCGCCGCACCATGCGCCTGCTCGCCAAGCTGCCGGTGCTGGACGCGTGGAACGCCATCGCGGACGAGGAACTGGTCTCCCACACCGACGCCCACGATCTGCTCGGCACCCTGCAACGGGTCTCGGAGAAGGCCCGCGCCAACACCAGCGGCCGGTTCGCGGCGAAGTCGACCGAGGCGGCGCCGGACGGCGGACGCCGCTTCGTGGACGCCTCACCGGTCCTGCGCCGCATCCCGGACGCCGAGGCCGCGGCGGTCGCCGCGTCCCTGGAGGCGTACGTCGGCACCCTCAGCGAGGACCGGCACCCCCTGCTCGCCCGGCACGCCGTGCACGACGTGGCCTTCCGGGTGGTCGGCACCGGCAGCGTCGGCACCCGGTCCTACGTCGTGCTGCTCCTGGACCACCGTGAGCAGCCGCTGGTTCTCCAGGTGAAGGAGGCCCGCCCCTCCGCACTCGTCCCGCACCTGGTCACGGCCGGCTTCGAGGCGCCGCCGGTGGAACACGAGGGCCGCCGGGTCGTCCTCGGCCAGAAGCGCATGCAGGTGGTCAGCGACATCCTCCTCGGCTGGACCACCGTCGACGGCCGTCCCTTCCAGGTCCGCCAGTTCCGCAACCGCAAGGGCAGCGTCGACCCCGCCGCGCTCGCCGCCGACCAGATCGACGACTACGGCCGCATGACCGGCGCCCTGCTGGCCCGCGCCCACTCTCACAGCGCCGACCCGCGCCTGATCGCCGGCTACTGCGGCAAGAACGAGGAACTGGACGAGGCGATAGCCACCTTCGCCGTCACCTACGCCGACCGCACCGAGGCCGACCACGCCGAACTGGTCACGGGGATCCGGGCGGGCCGGATCGCGGCCGAGTGGGGGGTGTGA
- a CDS encoding Fpg/Nei family DNA glycosylase: MPELPDVEGFRRVLVSCAKGRAVRRVDVRDTGVLHGVSARRLRDALEGRRFTEPERHGKWLLAHTGGPTLLLHFGMTGRLLCAGPDDTVEAHDRVLFDLSGDRQLRYRDQRKLQGLWLADDDCDVARLLERQGPDALAVDREDFEAALCARRGHLKTALTDQSVLAGLGNLLADEILWRAGLHPRTRAGDMTQSQRRHLYTHMRRTLRSAVAAGCVPPRAGWLTGHRDDPDPICPRCHTHLRRSRLAGRGTVWCPRCQPYEA, encoded by the coding sequence GTGCCTGAGCTGCCGGACGTCGAGGGTTTCCGCCGGGTGCTCGTGTCCTGTGCGAAGGGCAGGGCCGTCCGCCGCGTGGACGTGCGCGACACGGGCGTCCTGCACGGGGTGAGCGCACGGCGGCTGCGCGACGCCCTGGAGGGCCGGCGGTTCACCGAGCCGGAGCGGCACGGCAAGTGGCTGCTCGCCCACACCGGCGGTCCCACGCTCCTGCTGCACTTCGGCATGACCGGCCGTCTGCTCTGTGCCGGACCCGACGACACCGTCGAGGCCCATGACCGCGTCCTGTTCGACCTCAGTGGCGACCGTCAGCTCCGCTACCGCGACCAGCGCAAGCTCCAGGGCCTCTGGCTGGCCGACGACGACTGCGATGTCGCACGGCTGCTGGAGCGTCAGGGTCCCGACGCGCTTGCGGTGGACCGTGAGGACTTCGAGGCCGCGCTCTGCGCACGCCGCGGTCACCTCAAAACCGCGCTGACCGACCAGTCCGTCCTGGCCGGCCTCGGCAATCTGCTCGCCGACGAGATCCTGTGGCGGGCCGGACTGCACCCTCGTACCCGGGCGGGCGACATGACGCAGAGCCAGCGCCGGCACCTGTACACCCACATGCGGCGCACGCTGCGTTCCGCGGTCGCCGCTGGCTGTGTCCCACCGCGCGCCGGGTGGCTCACCGGCCACCGCGACGACCCCGACCCGATCTGCCCCCGCTGCCACACCCACCTGCGGCGCTCCCGGCTGGCCGGCCGCGGCACGGTGTGGTGCCCGAGGTGCCAGCCGTACGAGGCATGA
- a CDS encoding FhaA domain-containing protein yields the protein MGVLKKFEQRLEGLVNGTFAKVFKSEVQPVEIAGALQRECDNNATIWNRDRTVVPNDFIVELSAPDYERLSPYSGQLGDELAGMVRDYAKQQRYTFMGPIKVHLEKADDLDTGLYRVRSRTLASSSSQAQQAPQAPGAPAPGRPGQGAQGGYGYPPATPAGAPPMPSAPPPGARPGGYGYPQPATQRPAAAPMSGGRTRYWIEINGTRHQISRPTLVLGRSTDADVRIDDPGVSRRHCEIRTGTPSTIQDLGSTNGIVVDGQHTTRATLRDGSRIVVGSTTIIYRQAEG from the coding sequence ATGGGAGTCCTGAAGAAGTTCGAGCAGCGTCTCGAAGGTCTGGTGAACGGCACCTTCGCCAAGGTCTTCAAGTCCGAGGTCCAGCCCGTGGAGATCGCCGGCGCGCTCCAGCGTGAGTGCGACAACAACGCCACGATCTGGAACCGCGACCGGACCGTCGTACCGAACGACTTCATCGTGGAGCTGAGCGCGCCGGACTACGAGCGTCTCAGCCCCTACTCCGGGCAGCTCGGCGACGAGCTGGCCGGGATGGTGCGCGACTACGCCAAGCAGCAGCGCTACACCTTCATGGGCCCGATCAAGGTCCACCTGGAGAAGGCCGACGACCTGGACACCGGCCTGTACCGGGTGCGCTCGCGCACCCTGGCCTCGTCCAGCAGCCAGGCCCAGCAGGCACCGCAGGCCCCCGGCGCCCCGGCGCCCGGGCGCCCCGGGCAGGGCGCGCAGGGCGGTTACGGCTATCCGCCGGCCACGCCCGCCGGTGCGCCGCCGATGCCGTCCGCGCCGCCGCCCGGCGCCCGCCCCGGCGGCTACGGCTACCCCCAGCCCGCCACCCAGCGGCCCGCGGCCGCCCCGATGAGCGGCGGGCGCACCCGCTACTGGATCGAGATCAACGGCACCCGCCACCAGATCTCCCGCCCGACGCTGGTGCTGGGCCGCAGCACCGACGCCGACGTGCGGATCGACGACCCCGGCGTCTCCCGCCGGCACTGCGAGATCCGGACCGGAACGCCCTCGACGATCCAGGATCTCGGCTCCACCAACGGCATCGTGGTGGACGGGCAGCACACCACCCGCGCTACGCTCCGCGACGGCTCGCGGATCGTCGTGGGCAGTACCACCATCATTTACCGGCAAGCCGAAGGGTGA
- a CDS encoding FHA domain-containing protein FhaB/FipA, protein MSELTLTVMRLGFLAVLWLFVIVAVQVIRSDLFGTRVTQRGSRREAGRAQQPGGRQAARQQSAPPQQRGQQGGGRRGRNAPTKLVVTEGTLTGTTVALQGQTITLGRAHDSTIVLDDDYASSRHARIYPDRDGQWIVEDLGSTNGTYLDRSRLTTPTPIPLGAPIRIGKTVIELRK, encoded by the coding sequence ATGTCAGAGCTGACCCTCACGGTCATGCGGCTGGGTTTCCTGGCCGTACTGTGGCTGTTCGTGATCGTGGCCGTGCAGGTCATCCGGAGCGACCTGTTCGGTACGCGCGTCACCCAGCGCGGATCGCGTAGGGAGGCCGGGCGCGCCCAGCAGCCGGGCGGCCGGCAGGCGGCCCGGCAGCAGTCCGCGCCCCCGCAGCAGCGGGGGCAGCAGGGCGGCGGCCGGCGCGGCCGCAACGCCCCCACCAAGCTGGTCGTGACCGAGGGCACACTGACCGGCACCACGGTCGCGCTGCAGGGCCAGACGATCACGCTGGGCCGGGCGCACGACTCCACGATCGTGCTGGACGACGACTACGCCTCCAGCCGCCATGCCAGGATCTACCCGGACCGCGACGGCCAGTGGATCGTCGAGGACCTGGGCTCCACCAACGGCACCTACCTGGACCGGTCCCGGCTGACGACCCCCACGCCGATCCCGCTGGGCGCGCCGATCCGCATCGGCAAGACCGTCATCGAGCTGCGGAAGTAG
- a CDS encoding Stp1/IreP family PP2C-type Ser/Thr phosphatase, producing the protein MSLSLRFAAGSHKGMIREGNEDSGYAGPRLLAIADGMGGQAAGEVASSEVISTLVTLDDDVPGSDLLTSLGTAVQRANDQLRAMVEEDPQLEGMGTTLTALLWTGQRLGLVHVGDSRAYLLRDGVLTQITQDHTWVQRLVDEGRITEEEATTHPQRSLLMRALGSAEHVEPDLSIREVRAGDRYLICSDGLSGVVSHQTLEETLASYQGPQETVQELIQLALRGGGPDNITVIVADVLDLDTGDTLAGQLSDQPVVVGAVAENQHHLHDNGIMQTPAGRASHLGRRQPGHGGGEFGPPGSGDTTGYVPAGGFDDWADGDFTKPRGRRRWLKRSLYSALALAVVGGGLYGGYRWTQTQYYVGAKGEHVALYRGISQDLAWVSLSKVEKDHPEIELKYLPPYQQKQVKNTITAGGLQQAQAKIESLSVQASACRKQAERQAAESQRNAKTGQGEAGGTTGTTRTAFTSKAATTPTPHPSGSAPATKTPSKPPSASATPNPGPSLSEDEQKVVDQCGKQ; encoded by the coding sequence ATGAGTCTGTCACTGCGCTTTGCCGCCGGATCGCACAAAGGCATGATCCGTGAGGGCAACGAGGACTCCGGTTACGCCGGTCCCCGCCTGCTCGCGATCGCCGACGGCATGGGCGGCCAGGCGGCCGGCGAGGTCGCCTCCTCCGAGGTCATCTCCACCCTGGTCACGCTCGACGACGACGTACCCGGCTCCGACCTCCTCACCTCGCTGGGCACGGCCGTACAGCGCGCCAACGACCAGCTGCGCGCCATGGTCGAGGAGGACCCCCAGCTCGAGGGCATGGGGACGACCCTCACCGCGCTGCTGTGGACCGGACAGCGTCTCGGTCTGGTCCACGTCGGCGACTCCCGCGCCTATCTGCTGCGCGACGGCGTCCTCACCCAGATCACCCAGGACCACACCTGGGTGCAGCGGCTCGTCGACGAGGGCCGGATCACCGAGGAAGAGGCCACCACCCACCCGCAGCGCTCCCTGCTGATGCGCGCCCTCGGCAGCGCCGAGCACGTCGAGCCCGATCTGTCGATCCGCGAGGTCCGGGCCGGCGACCGCTATCTGATCTGCTCCGACGGGCTGTCGGGGGTGGTCTCGCACCAGACGCTGGAGGAGACCCTCGCCAGCTACCAGGGCCCGCAGGAGACCGTGCAGGAGCTGATCCAGCTCGCGCTGCGCGGCGGCGGCCCGGACAACATCACCGTCATCGTCGCCGACGTCCTGGACCTGGACACCGGTGACACCCTCGCCGGGCAGCTGTCCGACCAGCCGGTCGTGGTCGGCGCGGTCGCCGAGAACCAGCACCATCTGCACGACAACGGCATCATGCAGACCCCGGCCGGCCGCGCCTCCCACCTGGGCCGCAGGCAGCCCGGGCACGGCGGCGGCGAGTTCGGCCCGCCCGGCTCCGGCGACACCACCGGCTACGTCCCGGCGGGCGGCTTCGACGACTGGGCCGACGGCGACTTCACCAAGCCGCGCGGGCGGCGCAGGTGGCTGAAGAGATCCCTGTACAGCGCGCTCGCCCTGGCCGTCGTGGGCGGCGGCCTCTACGGCGGCTACCGGTGGACGCAGACGCAGTACTACGTCGGCGCCAAGGGCGAGCACGTGGCGCTGTACCGCGGCATCAGCCAGGACCTGGCCTGGGTGTCGCTGTCGAAGGTGGAGAAGGACCACCCCGAGATCGAACTCAAGTACCTGCCGCCCTACCAGCAGAAGCAGGTCAAGAACACGATCACGGCGGGCGGTCTGCAGCAGGCCCAGGCGAAGATCGAGTCGCTGTCGGTGCAGGCCTCCGCGTGCCGGAAGCAGGCGGAGCGCCAGGCCGCCGAGTCCCAGCGGAACGCGAAGACGGGCCAGGGCGAGGCCGGGGGCACCACGGGAACCACTCGTACCGCCTTCACGTCCAAGGCGGCGACGACACCGACACCGCACCCATCCGGTTCGGCGCCCGCTACGAAGACCCCTTCGAAGCCGCCGTCCGCGTCCGCCACTCCGAACCCCGGCCCGAGCCTCTCCGAGGATGAGCAGAAGGTCGTCGATCAGTGCGGCAAGCAGTAG